In Candidatus Kaistella beijingensis, a genomic segment contains:
- the nrfD gene encoding NrfD/PsrC family molybdoenzyme membrane anchor subunit, giving the protein MSGHYEAPIREPLIIGHKTYHDISNDIARPIEERAGKLWWVSFWIALTLFIYGFGCIAYTIGTGIGAWGLNRTNNWGWDITNFVWWVGIGHAGTLISAVLLLFRQRWRMSVNRSAEAMTIFAVVQAAIFPVIHMGRVWVGYWVFPLPNQFGSLWTNFNSPLLWDVFAISTYFSVSTVFWFMGLIPDFAMIRDRAKTPWTKRIYTFLAFGWGGKAKHWQRFEELSLVLAGLATPLVFSVHTTVSFDFATSVIKGWHSTIYPPYFVAGAIFSGFAMVQTLLLVARKVCHLEDYITMYHIEIMNIVIIVTGGMVTVAYATEYFIAWYSGSRYEDFTYLSPGAATGPYWWAFWALIICNLVIPALFWFKRIRTNIIATFIIALVINIGMWFERFDIIVINIARDYLPSGWTMFKPTIIDVGVFLGTIGFFSVLFLLYARTFPVIAQAELKTILKISGETYKAKDEEDEHH; this is encoded by the coding sequence ATGTCAGGACATTACGAAGCTCCGATAAGGGAACCTTTAATTATTGGTCATAAGACTTATCACGATATTTCAAATGATATCGCAAGACCTATCGAGGAACGCGCAGGAAAATTATGGTGGGTTTCCTTTTGGATAGCTTTAACACTATTCATCTACGGATTTGGCTGTATCGCGTACACCATTGGTACCGGTATCGGTGCATGGGGACTTAACAGAACCAACAACTGGGGATGGGATATCACCAACTTTGTGTGGTGGGTAGGTATTGGTCACGCCGGAACCTTAATCTCTGCAGTTCTCCTTTTATTTAGACAGAGATGGAGAATGTCGGTAAACCGATCTGCAGAAGCGATGACGATTTTCGCCGTTGTGCAGGCAGCAATTTTCCCGGTAATTCACATGGGTAGAGTTTGGGTAGGATATTGGGTATTCCCTTTACCAAACCAGTTCGGTTCACTTTGGACTAACTTTAACTCACCGTTACTTTGGGACGTATTTGCAATCTCCACTTATTTCTCTGTATCAACCGTATTCTGGTTTATGGGATTGATCCCTGACTTTGCGATGATCAGAGACCGTGCAAAAACGCCTTGGACAAAAAGAATTTATACCTTCCTGGCTTTCGGTTGGGGTGGTAAAGCAAAACACTGGCAAAGATTTGAGGAACTTTCATTAGTTTTGGCAGGTTTGGCAACTCCACTAGTATTCTCGGTTCACACCACGGTATCCTTTGACTTTGCTACTTCCGTAATTAAAGGATGGCACTCAACAATTTATCCTCCATACTTCGTTGCAGGTGCGATTTTCTCAGGATTTGCGATGGTACAGACACTTTTGTTGGTTGCAAGAAAAGTTTGTCACCTTGAAGATTACATCACCATGTATCACATCGAGATCATGAACATCGTGATCATCGTAACTGGTGGAATGGTAACTGTAGCTTACGCAACTGAATATTTCATCGCTTGGTATTCCGGTTCAAGATATGAGGACTTTACTTATCTTTCTCCAGGTGCAGCAACAGGACCTTATTGGTGGGCTTTCTGGGCGTTGATCATCTGTAACCTTGTTATTCCTGCATTATTTTGGTTCAAGAGAATCCGTACGAACATCATCGCAACGTTTATCATCGCTTTGGTAATCAACATCGGGATGTGGTTTGAAAGATTTGATATCATCGTTATCAACATTGCAAGAGATTACTTGCCTTCAGGTTGGACGATGTTTAAACCAACCATCATTGATGTAGGTGTATTCCTGGGAACAATCGGGTTCTTCTCGGTATTATTCCTTCTTTACGCAAGAACATTCCCTGTAATTGCACAGGCTGAATTGAAGACTATTTTGAAAATATCAGGTGAAACTTATAAAGCAAAAGACGAAGAAGATGAGCACCACTAA
- a CDS encoding DUF3341 domain-containing protein, with amino-acid sequence MSTTKKIYGIYADDDDLLNGVHACNDKGIKINEVYTPFPVHGLDKALGLRKTRISDAAFLYAVYGITIGTLVTWYTMNHDWPQNIGGKPAFLWAHNMPAFVVPMFELMVFCAAHMMSLTFLARNKMYPGCPPQNPDPRTTDDKFMMEFVTDDVDAVKQVLIDTGVEEITVKDA; translated from the coding sequence ATGAGCACCACTAAAAAAATATACGGTATCTACGCCGATGACGACGATTTACTGAACGGCGTGCATGCTTGCAATGACAAAGGAATTAAAATTAACGAGGTGTATACTCCGTTTCCGGTTCACGGTCTTGATAAAGCTTTAGGTTTAAGAAAAACTAGGATTTCTGATGCTGCATTCTTGTATGCGGTTTACGGAATTACCATAGGAACTTTAGTAACTTGGTACACCATGAATCACGACTGGCCACAAAATATTGGTGGTAAACCAGCATTTTTGTGGGCGCACAATATGCCTGCTTTCGTGGTTCCAATGTTTGAATTAATGGTTTTCTGTGCTGCACACATGATGTCGCTGACTTTTTTGGCAAGAAACAAAATGTATCCAGGATGTCCGCCACAAAATCCAGATCCAAGAACAACCGATGACAAGTTTATGATGGAATTTGTAACCGATGATGTTGATGCAGTAAAACAAGTTCTGATTGATACTGGGGTTGAAGAAATAACTGTAAAAGATGCTTAA
- a CDS encoding c-type cytochrome, protein MLKMTKNIFKITAILGFAAISLSSCSKENPPLVYFPDMYFPVAYDPLMKAQDAYSKHENEIPAFVKNDGATGLSPVNGTVAQNREGVADEAANVAMTPDQYNAGYDASKLVTASPLDPANQEKDLARGKDLYNKTCAACHGTAGDGQGPIVASGAYSGVPKYADRQITVGSVHYVLTNGRNAMGSYAGQLKPGDRWRVSMYVMNAFKGGINPAPAATPANATAAAPAADAKPAAETAPATPAASVTTSPKK, encoded by the coding sequence ATGCTTAAAATGACAAAGAATATATTTAAAATCACGGCTATTTTAGGTTTTGCAGCAATTTCATTAAGTTCTTGCAGCAAAGAAAATCCACCTCTGGTTTATTTTCCAGATATGTATTTTCCGGTTGCTTATGATCCTTTGATGAAAGCTCAAGATGCTTATTCAAAACATGAGAACGAGATTCCTGCTTTTGTAAAAAATGACGGAGCTACTGGTTTAAGCCCAGTGAACGGAACCGTTGCGCAAAACAGAGAGGGAGTTGCTGATGAAGCTGCAAACGTAGCAATGACTCCCGATCAGTACAATGCGGGTTACGATGCATCTAAGTTAGTTACTGCATCACCACTTGATCCAGCAAATCAGGAAAAAGATTTGGCAAGAGGAAAAGATTTATATAACAAAACTTGTGCGGCTTGTCACGGAACAGCAGGTGACGGTCAAGGTCCAATCGTAGCAAGCGGTGCTTATTCTGGAGTTCCAAAGTATGCTGACCGTCAAATTACAGTAGGTTCTGTTCATTATGTTTTAACAAACGGAAGAAACGCGATGGGTTCTTATGCAGGACAACTAAAACCAGGCGACCGTTGGAGAGTTTCTATGTATGTGATGAATGCATTCAAAGGCGGAATTAATCCTGCTCCTGCTGCAACTCCAGCAAACGCAACGGCAGCTGCACCTGCAGCTGATGCGAAACCGGCTGCTGAAACAGCTCCTGCAACACCTGCAGCAAGTGTAACAACCAGTCCAAAAAAATAA
- a CDS encoding quinol:cytochrome C oxidoreductase translates to MYSFSPKLRLYSIIFIVLGLVLFGAGYFMNHGIDDAKIEHLMEAVHAGGLNKPTHSSELIGPQDHAAHLEHAKMQIHNQPLAAVHSVAVFLFALSCCALFFYSIQNAAHAGWPIIILRVMEAIASYIPWGGAILIIIMLLNVTHQGHLFHWMDSSLTTPGDPHFDPILYEKKKFLNIPFYAFRTIFYVVGASFFAWKLKSMSKKVDENKGNRKIYANYYSWSVGYISFFGFCSAAWAWDWLMSIDPHWYSTMYIWYAMVSALASSIAVIILISVYLKKNGFLPQFNDNHLHDLGVFLFATSMLWTYTWFAQFMLYWYANIPEEVNYFFGRFEYYSWTFLPVMIFVFLLPLLVLVSSSIKRNYKVVTTMAVIVLLGQWVNYFNMVMPGTVGPYWKTPEVLLLTVGALLFFAGLFVFAVMTALSKLKLIPTGNPFLKESEIYEYPF, encoded by the coding sequence ATGTATAGTTTTTCACCTAAATTAAGATTATATTCAATCATATTCATCGTTCTGGGATTGGTGCTTTTTGGAGCAGGCTACTTTATGAATCACGGGATTGATGATGCTAAAATTGAGCATTTGATGGAGGCGGTTCATGCGGGAGGTCTTAATAAACCTACGCATTCAAGTGAATTAATTGGTCCGCAAGATCACGCAGCTCATTTGGAACATGCAAAAATGCAGATTCACAATCAGCCACTTGCTGCGGTTCACTCGGTGGCGGTGTTTTTGTTCGCTTTGAGCTGCTGTGCATTATTTTTCTACAGTATTCAAAATGCGGCACACGCAGGTTGGCCAATCATCATCTTGAGAGTGATGGAAGCAATCGCTTCTTATATTCCATGGGGAGGAGCGATATTGATTATCATAATGTTACTAAATGTGACTCATCAAGGTCATCTTTTCCACTGGATGGATTCTTCTTTAACGACTCCGGGAGATCCACACTTTGACCCAATTCTTTACGAGAAGAAAAAGTTTTTGAACATCCCATTCTATGCATTCAGAACAATTTTCTATGTTGTTGGAGCATCCTTCTTCGCATGGAAACTAAAGTCAATGTCTAAAAAAGTTGATGAAAACAAAGGAAACAGAAAAATCTACGCAAACTATTACAGTTGGAGTGTTGGTTATATCTCTTTCTTCGGGTTCTGTTCCGCAGCATGGGCATGGGATTGGTTAATGTCAATCGACCCTCACTGGTATTCAACAATGTACATTTGGTACGCGATGGTGAGTGCTTTAGCTTCTTCAATTGCAGTAATCATTTTGATCAGTGTATATTTAAAGAAAAATGGTTTCTTGCCACAATTCAATGACAACCATTTACATGATTTAGGGGTGTTCCTGTTTGCAACAAGTATGCTTTGGACCTATACATGGTTCGCACAATTTATGTTGTATTGGTACGCAAACATTCCAGAAGAAGTTAACTATTTCTTTGGTAGATTTGAATATTACAGCTGGACTTTCTTGCCGGTAATGATTTTTGTGTTCTTGCTTCCACTTTTGGTTTTGGTAAGCTCAAGCATCAAGAGAAATTACAAAGTAGTAACAACTATGGCGGTAATCGTTCTGTTAGGACAGTGGGTAAATTATTTCAACATGGTAATGCCGGGAACAGTTGGCCCTTACTGGAAAACACCTGAAGTTTTATTATTAACGGTTGGTGCTTTGCTATTCTTTGCAGGATTATTTGTTTTCGCAGTAATGACGGCATTGAGCAAATTGAAGCTGATCCCAACAGGAAATCCATTCTTGAAAGAATCAGAGATTTACGAATATCCTTTCTAG
- a CDS encoding adenine phosphoribosyltransferase → MSNPELIKKLEQTIENIPDFPKPGIQFKDITPIFLNPKLYEEVIEDLANFSHGKIDAVCGIESRGYLFGIAVAVALEVPFILIRKAGKLPPPFVAQKYDLEYGSAEIEMRTGQLKPGQRVLVHDDLLATGGTTEAAAKLVEKQGAKVTQFSFLIGLKELHGTERLKQFDAEVHQILEY, encoded by the coding sequence ATGTCGAATCCCGAACTGATCAAAAAGTTAGAACAAACCATCGAAAACATCCCTGATTTCCCAAAACCCGGAATTCAGTTTAAAGACATCACACCCATTTTCCTCAATCCGAAACTGTACGAAGAAGTGATTGAAGATTTGGCAAATTTCAGCCATGGAAAAATCGACGCAGTTTGTGGAATTGAAAGTCGGGGTTACCTTTTCGGAATCGCGGTTGCCGTTGCTTTGGAAGTTCCGTTCATCCTCATCAGAAAAGCAGGAAAATTGCCGCCACCGTTCGTCGCCCAAAAATATGATTTGGAATACGGTTCCGCTGAAATCGAAATGCGCACCGGACAATTAAAACCCGGACAAAGAGTTCTGGTTCACGATGACCTTCTCGCAACCGGAGGAACGACAGAAGCCGCCGCAAAATTAGTGGAGAAGCAAGGCGCAAAAGTAACTCAGTTCAGTTTTTTAATTGGTTTGAAAGAACTTCACGGAACGGAACGATTGAAGCAGTTTGATGCGGAAGTACATCAGATTTTGGAGTATTGA
- a CDS encoding TlpA family protein disulfide reductase, with protein MKKTLLLIALFYSVICISQAYSIKGISFRKSNELLLAPKFAPKYYSSNTLIDTISVKDKNFDFKIKKFGDNFFYPYIFIERIEENSFFMSDNYFLNNKNQKVILGSKDSKEFTVTTSDKSIEKEIKQFANFFSLVNKEIEKRALYSKSTFEKYGSVDKFPQEFWEENSKFDANISAKEDELLFQYTKKHPESFVAFWKLVEKFEQHGYKEIYEKTHNNLSRNIKSKNSAEVLFSAIKEAKFFSVGNQFPIPQITDLQKKSVKFQVPKAKYTLVDFWFSHCKPCREELPKYKELYGKFYPKGFEMVGIATDKTFALPNLQKTIEEFEIPWTIYLDENSKQSDKWTIKVFPTNFLLDENGKIIKKNISQKELEVLLTQNLN; from the coding sequence ATGAAAAAAACATTATTATTAATCGCTTTATTTTATTCCGTAATCTGTATTTCGCAAGCTTATTCAATCAAAGGAATTTCGTTTAGAAAATCTAATGAACTTTTATTAGCCCCAAAATTTGCCCCAAAATATTATTCATCAAATACTTTGATAGACACGATTTCTGTTAAAGACAAAAATTTTGATTTTAAAATAAAAAAATTTGGTGACAACTTTTTCTATCCCTACATTTTTATTGAGAGAATTGAAGAAAACTCATTTTTCATGAGTGATAATTATTTCTTGAATAATAAGAATCAAAAAGTCATTTTAGGTTCAAAGGATTCAAAGGAATTTACAGTTACAACTTCTGATAAAAGCATTGAGAAGGAGATTAAGCAGTTTGCTAATTTCTTTTCACTTGTTAATAAAGAGATTGAAAAAAGAGCACTTTATAGTAAAAGCACTTTTGAGAAATATGGAAGTGTTGATAAATTTCCACAAGAATTTTGGGAGGAAAATTCAAAATTTGACGCAAATATTTCGGCAAAAGAAGATGAATTATTATTTCAATATACAAAAAAACATCCCGAATCTTTTGTTGCTTTTTGGAAATTGGTGGAAAAATTTGAACAACACGGATACAAAGAAATTTACGAGAAAACACACAACAATCTCTCTAGAAATATTAAGTCTAAGAATTCTGCAGAAGTTCTTTTTTCTGCTATAAAAGAAGCCAAATTTTTTTCCGTCGGCAATCAGTTTCCAATTCCTCAAATTACAGATTTACAGAAAAAGTCGGTCAAATTTCAAGTGCCAAAGGCGAAATATACTTTAGTAGATTTTTGGTTCAGCCATTGCAAACCGTGTAGAGAAGAACTTCCTAAATACAAAGAACTTTATGGCAAATTTTATCCGAAAGGTTTTGAAATGGTAGGAATCGCAACGGACAAAACTTTCGCATTACCTAATCTTCAGAAAACAATTGAAGAATTTGAAATTCCTTGGACAATTTATCTCGACGAAAACTCTAAACAATCTGATAAATGGACGATTAAGGTTTTTCCAACCAATTTTCTTTTAGATGAAAATGGGAAAATTATCAAGAAGAATATTTCACAGAAAGAACTTGAGGTTTTGTTGACTCAAAACTTAAATTAA
- a CDS encoding carboxypeptidase-like regulatory domain-containing protein — MKFKHLYYLIIFFLFSNWFSSQTIHGTIISNETKQPVPFAKIGILNETLGAIADEKGNFSLDFTHVNKSGNLIVEVAGFKPFQISVGKFISQNSHQIFLEERISDIPEIVITPKKFKDANLGYNSKSKSIHIDYLSKNSKNAKKRYSEEELNQPQSEIAISIETKKNTKLMKINLNFAQFTLEEPIPARFNIYDEKDGKPNQLVNSEDLVFEISKGAIKDGVFTFDVSRKNIWLKGKYFISFQPLDRDFDGNFFVSAGFLGKAFQRSYLEPWKVLPASIVPAINVDVKIEK; from the coding sequence ATGAAATTCAAACACCTTTATTATTTAATAATATTCTTTCTATTTTCCAATTGGTTTTCCTCCCAAACTATTCACGGAACCATCATTTCCAACGAAACCAAACAACCCGTTCCTTTCGCCAAAATCGGAATTCTGAACGAAACTTTGGGAGCGATTGCCGATGAAAAAGGAAACTTTTCTTTGGATTTTACCCACGTGAATAAAAGCGGAAACTTAATTGTAGAAGTCGCAGGTTTTAAACCTTTTCAAATTTCGGTGGGTAAATTTATTTCACAAAACAGTCATCAGATTTTCTTGGAAGAAAGAATCAGCGATATTCCTGAAATCGTGATTACACCTAAAAAATTCAAAGATGCAAATTTGGGCTACAACTCAAAATCCAAAAGCATTCATATCGATTATCTTTCGAAAAACTCGAAGAATGCCAAAAAACGCTATTCCGAAGAAGAACTCAACCAGCCGCAAAGTGAAATCGCCATTTCGATTGAGACTAAGAAAAATACGAAACTGATGAAAATTAATTTGAATTTTGCGCAATTCACTTTAGAGGAACCAATTCCTGCAAGATTCAATATTTATGATGAAAAGGATGGGAAACCCAATCAATTGGTTAATTCAGAAGACCTTGTTTTTGAAATTTCGAAGGGTGCGATAAAAGACGGTGTTTTCACATTTGATGTTTCAAGAAAAAACATTTGGCTGAAAGGAAAATACTTTATCAGCTTCCAACCGTTGGACAGGGATTTTGATGGCAATTTCTTTGTGAGTGCAGGATTTTTAGGAAAAGCGTTTCAAAGAAGTTACCTTGAACCGTGGAAAGTTCTTCCCGCAAGTATCGTTCCCGCGATTAATGTGGATGTGAAAATTGAGAAGTAG